A genomic segment from Agromyces sp. CF514 encodes:
- the cofD gene encoding 2-phospho-L-lactate transferase has translation MRITVLAGGVGGSRFVRGVREECARRWPDGDGGTEASVTVVVNTGDDIWLSGVRLMPDFDSLLYSLAGVNDTERGWGRAGETERVSAELREWGVGWPWFTLGDLDLGTHLARTAWLREGLTVSQVAERLQRRWPLGVRLLPATDTEVDTQVRVADADGAGPETSAEREMHFQEWWTRYRATLPAIAFRQQHIDEARPAPGVVEAISDADLVLIAPSNPVVSIGTILAVPGMREALAATPAPIVGVSPIIGGKVVRGMADACLPAIGVETSAEAVGRHYGFRRDGGLLDAWLVDETDAAAAASLTAEGLPAASAPLWMHDLDRSAALAGAAMDLAAATRRTGD, from the coding sequence GTGCGGATCACAGTGCTCGCGGGCGGCGTCGGAGGCTCGCGCTTCGTGCGCGGCGTGCGAGAGGAGTGCGCCCGCCGGTGGCCCGACGGCGACGGCGGTACCGAGGCATCCGTCACGGTGGTCGTGAACACCGGCGACGACATCTGGCTCTCGGGCGTGCGCCTCATGCCCGACTTCGACTCGCTGCTGTACTCGCTCGCGGGGGTCAACGACACCGAACGCGGCTGGGGGCGCGCCGGCGAGACCGAACGGGTCTCTGCCGAGCTGCGCGAGTGGGGCGTCGGCTGGCCGTGGTTCACGCTCGGCGACCTCGACCTGGGCACGCACCTCGCCCGCACGGCATGGCTCCGCGAGGGCCTCACGGTCTCACAGGTCGCCGAACGCCTGCAGCGGCGCTGGCCGCTCGGCGTGCGACTGCTGCCGGCGACCGATACCGAGGTCGACACGCAGGTGCGCGTGGCCGATGCCGACGGCGCAGGCCCCGAGACATCCGCCGAGCGCGAGATGCACTTCCAGGAGTGGTGGACGCGGTACCGCGCCACCCTGCCGGCGATCGCGTTCCGCCAGCAGCACATCGACGAGGCACGACCGGCCCCGGGAGTCGTCGAGGCGATCTCCGACGCCGACCTCGTGCTCATCGCGCCGTCGAACCCGGTCGTCTCGATCGGCACGATCCTCGCCGTGCCGGGCATGCGCGAGGCGCTCGCCGCGACGCCCGCCCCGATCGTCGGCGTCTCCCCCATCATCGGCGGCAAGGTCGTGCGCGGCATGGCCGACGCGTGCCTGCCCGCGATCGGCGTCGAGACGAGCGCCGAGGCGGTCGGCCGGCACTACGGCTTCCGGCGCGACGGGGGCCTGCTCGACGCGTGGCTCGTCGATGAGACGGATGCCGCGGCTGCGGCGTCGCTGACGGCCGAGGGCCTGCCCGCGGCATCCGCCCCGCTCTGGATGCACGACCTCGATCGATCGGCCGCCCTCGCGGGCGCGGCGATGGACCTCGCGGCAGCGACGCGCCGCACCGGCGACTGA